ATGCGTTCAGGGACGGACCCCGAGCAGGTGGTTATCACCCTGGACCCCCGATCCGAGGAAATGATAAAGGAGTGTTGCGCGGGAGCCCCGGGCAGGACGATCCTCAGGCTGATAGTCGCGGAAAACACCGTCCAGGGGGAACCCGTGAAGGGCTCGATCTCGTTGCACGAGAGCAGGAAGATCTACGACAAGGGATACACTCTTGCCGAGGTGAGCGACATCCCGTCCGCCCTGGAGCAGGAGGAAGCGGAGATGCGCCTTTTCGCCATCCTCAGGACGGTGAATTCGAAGGCCCAAAAGGACGGGGTGCTCCCGGACCCGTTGAGGGGGACCGTGGGCAACATCAGCGCCTCCGAATTTTTCGAGGCCGTGGACCTGCTGACCCTGAGGGAGAAAACGGCCCGGGTCATTGTCAAGGCGGAGGAAGACATTTATACTGAAGGGCCTGTCCGTGTCGAAATAGTGATCACTGATGACTGACGGCGGGTTTCCCAGTCATTTTAAAGGGGATGGATAAATGCTGATCGTCGCTTGCCAGGTCTGTGGCGAAATGAGGATCCTGCCTGGAACGCCCGACGCCGATGGCGTGGCGAGGACCGT
The DNA window shown above is from Thermovirga sp. and carries:
- a CDS encoding DUF3084 domain-containing protein, whose translation is MRSGTDPEQVVITLDPRSEEMIKECCAGAPGRTILRLIVAENTVQGEPVKGSISLHESRKIYDKGYTLAEVSDIPSALEQEEAEMRLFAILRTVNSKAQKDGVLPDPLRGTVGNISASEFFEAVDLLTLREKTARVIVKAEEDIYTEGPVRVEIVITDD